One region of Mesorhizobium japonicum MAFF 303099 genomic DNA includes:
- the trbE gene encoding conjugal transfer protein TrbE, with translation MMSLAEYRRTAARLADYLPWVALVAPGVVLNKDGSFQRTARFRGPDLDSAVAAELVAAASRINNAFRRLGSGWSIFVEAQRHEAASYPESQFPNAASGLLDAERKADFDEAGVHFVSSYFLTFLFLPPPEDATRAEGWFYEGRDHAGADPGEIVRAFTDRTGRVLALLDGLMPECQWLDDEDTLTYLHSTISTKRHRVRVPETPIYLDALLADQPLAGGLEPRLGDKHLRVLSIVGFPTATTPGLLDDLNRLAFPYRWSTRAILLDKPDAVRLLNRIRRQWFAKRKSIAAILKEVMTNEASALLDTDAANKAADADTALQELGADMVGMAYVTASVAVWDSDPRVADEKLRLVEKVIQGRDFTAIAETVNAVDAWLGSLPGHVYANVRQPPISTLNLAHMIPLSAVWAGPERDEHLVGPPLLYGKTEGSTPFRLVLHVGDVGHTLVVGPTGAGKSVLLALMALQFCRYHNAQIFAFDFGGSIRAAAFSMGGDWHDLGGHLTEGMDASVSLQPLARIHDTYERAWAADWIVALLMREGIQITPDAKEHIWAALTSLASAPLEERTLTGLSVLLQANDLKQALRPYCLGGPHGRLLDAEAEHLGQASVQAFEIEGLVGAQAAPAVLSYLFHRVSDRLDGRPTLLIIDEGWLALDDEGFAGQLREWLKTLRKKNASVVFATQSLADIDNSAIAPAIIESCPTRLLLPNARAIEPQIADIYRRFGLNDRQIEILARATPKRDYYCQSRRGNRLFELGLSEVGLALCAASSKSDQALISAIISEHGRDGFLPAWLHARNVGWAADLIPNLTVPEPGKDPQP, from the coding sequence ATGATGAGCCTTGCCGAATACCGCCGGACCGCCGCCCGCCTTGCCGACTACCTGCCTTGGGTCGCTCTCGTCGCACCGGGCGTGGTGCTCAACAAGGACGGAAGTTTTCAGCGCACCGCGCGGTTTCGCGGGCCCGATCTCGACTCCGCCGTGGCGGCGGAACTTGTGGCGGCGGCATCGCGCATCAACAATGCCTTTCGTCGCCTCGGCTCGGGCTGGAGCATCTTCGTTGAAGCGCAGCGGCACGAAGCGGCTTCCTATCCCGAGAGCCAGTTCCCCAATGCGGCTTCCGGCCTGCTCGATGCCGAGCGCAAGGCCGACTTCGACGAGGCGGGGGTTCATTTCGTATCGAGCTACTTTCTCACCTTCCTGTTCCTGCCGCCGCCCGAAGACGCCACGCGCGCCGAGGGATGGTTCTACGAGGGGCGCGACCACGCGGGCGCGGATCCGGGCGAGATCGTGCGCGCTTTTACCGATCGGACCGGGCGCGTTCTGGCGCTGCTCGACGGACTCATGCCTGAATGCCAGTGGCTCGATGATGAAGACACACTGACCTACCTGCATTCCACGATCTCGACCAAACGCCATCGGGTGCGCGTGCCGGAAACGCCGATCTATCTCGATGCGCTGCTGGCCGACCAACCACTTGCCGGCGGGCTCGAGCCCCGGCTTGGCGACAAGCATCTTCGCGTGCTCTCGATTGTCGGCTTCCCGACCGCCACGACACCCGGCCTGCTCGATGACCTCAACAGGCTGGCGTTCCCCTACCGCTGGTCGACCCGCGCGATCCTGCTCGACAAGCCCGACGCTGTCCGCCTGTTGAACAGGATACGGCGGCAATGGTTCGCCAAGCGCAAGAGCATCGCCGCGATCCTGAAGGAGGTGATGACCAACGAAGCGTCGGCCCTCCTCGACACCGACGCCGCCAACAAGGCGGCCGACGCCGACACGGCGTTGCAGGAGCTTGGCGCCGACATGGTGGGCATGGCCTACGTCACCGCGAGCGTCGCCGTTTGGGATTCCGACCCGCGTGTGGCCGACGAAAAATTGCGGCTCGTCGAAAAGGTCATCCAGGGTCGTGACTTCACGGCAATTGCCGAGACCGTCAACGCCGTCGATGCCTGGCTCGGTTCCTTGCCCGGGCACGTCTATGCCAATGTCCGTCAGCCTCCCATCTCAACGCTCAATCTCGCCCACATGATCCCGCTGTCTGCCGTGTGGGCGGGGCCGGAACGGGACGAGCATCTGGTCGGTCCTCCCCTGCTTTACGGCAAGACCGAAGGCTCGACCCCGTTCCGGTTGGTCCTGCATGTCGGCGATGTCGGCCACACGCTGGTCGTTGGCCCCACGGGGGCCGGCAAGTCGGTGCTGCTGGCGCTGATGGCGCTGCAGTTCTGCCGCTACCACAACGCTCAGATCTTCGCCTTCGACTTCGGCGGCTCCATCCGCGCCGCGGCGTTCTCCATGGGCGGCGACTGGCACGATCTCGGGGGGCATCTCACCGAAGGCATGGACGCCTCCGTTTCGCTGCAGCCGCTCGCCCGGATTCATGACACGTACGAGCGCGCCTGGGCGGCTGACTGGATCGTCGCGCTCCTGATGCGCGAAGGTATCCAGATCACCCCGGACGCAAAGGAGCATATCTGGGCGGCGCTGACGTCGCTCGCCTCGGCTCCTCTCGAGGAGCGCACCCTCACCGGGCTCAGCGTGCTCTTGCAAGCCAATGACCTGAAACAGGCATTGCGCCCATACTGTTTGGGAGGGCCTCACGGCCGATTGCTCGACGCCGAGGCCGAACACCTCGGCCAGGCATCGGTGCAGGCCTTCGAGATCGAAGGGCTGGTGGGCGCGCAAGCCGCGCCGGCTGTCCTGTCCTATCTGTTTCATCGCGTCAGTGACCGGCTCGATGGGCGTCCAACGCTGCTCATCATCGACGAGGGCTGGCTTGCCCTCGATGACGAGGGGTTTGCGGGGCAGTTGCGCGAGTGGCTGAAGACGCTGCGCAAGAAGAACGCCAGCGTCGTCTTCGCCACCCAGTCACTTGCCGATATCGACAATTCGGCCATCGCGCCGGCGATCATCGAAAGCTGTCCAACCCGGCTTCTGTTGCCTAATGCGCGCGCGATTGAGCCGCAAATTGCCGACATCTATCGACGCTTCGGCTTGAACGACCGCCAGATCGAAATCCTGGCGCGAGCGACACCCAAGCGCGATTACTACTGCCAGTCCCGTCGTGGCAACCGTCTCTTCGAGCTCGGCCTGTCGGAGGTCGGGCTCGCACTTTGCGCCGCGTCCTCGAAGAGCGATCAGGCCCTGATCAGCGCCATCATCTCCGAGCATGGCCGCGATGGCTTCCTACCGGCCTGGCTGCATGCCCGCAATGTCGGCTGGGCCGCCGACCTCATTCCCAATCTCACCGTCCCTGAACCTGGAAAGGACCCCCAGCCATGA
- a CDS encoding VirB3 family type IV secretion system protein, which produces MAAALEQLDAVPGWTVPVHRALTEQIMLGGAPRGIAILNGTLAGAVGLGLRLWLIGLLIWAVGHATAVWAARRDPLFFEVGRRHLRLPGHLSV; this is translated from the coding sequence ATGGCGGCCGCTCTCGAACAACTCGACGCTGTGCCGGGATGGACGGTGCCTGTCCACCGGGCGCTGACCGAGCAGATCATGCTTGGCGGCGCGCCGCGCGGAATTGCGATCCTGAATGGCACGCTGGCGGGCGCCGTCGGTCTCGGGCTGCGGCTCTGGCTTATCGGTCTCCTCATCTGGGCGGTCGGACATGCCACTGCGGTATGGGCCGCCAGGCGCGACCCGCTGTTTTTCGAGGTTGGACGCAGGCACCTGCGTCTGCCCGGGCATCTGTCGGTTTGA
- a CDS encoding TrbC/VirB2 family protein has product MIRLLSRCRASLAAASVAIAVNLMVAPVAHASGSSMPWEQPLEKILQSVEGPVSKIMAVIIIIVTGLTLAFGDSSGGFRRLIQIVFGLSIAFAASSFFLSFFSFGGGALI; this is encoded by the coding sequence ATGATCCGCCTGCTTTCGCGCTGCCGCGCCAGCCTGGCCGCGGCCAGCGTCGCAATTGCCGTCAACCTCATGGTCGCTCCGGTCGCCCATGCATCGGGCTCCTCGATGCCGTGGGAACAGCCGCTCGAAAAGATCCTGCAGTCGGTCGAGGGCCCGGTCTCCAAGATCATGGCCGTCATCATCATCATCGTCACCGGCCTGACGCTGGCCTTCGGCGACAGTTCGGGCGGCTTCAGACGGCTCATCCAGATCGTTTTTGGTCTCTCGATCGCCTTTGCGGCGTCGAGTTTCTTTCTGTCGTTCTTCTCGTTCGGCGGCGGGGCATTGATCTGA
- the trbB gene encoding P-type conjugative transfer ATPase TrbB has product MAISHNDTEGRARSSRMLRTALGPAIARFLDDPAIVEVMLNPDGRIWVDFLSNGLADTGEMLAPAAGERIVRLVAHHVGAEVHSRSPRVSAELPQTGERFEGLLPPVVAAPAFAIRKPAVAVFTLDDYVAAGTMSAGQAAILRAAVAVRANILVAGGTSTGKTTLTNALLAEVAKGTDRVVLIEDTRELQCAAPNLVAMRTKDGVATLSDLVRSSLRLRPDRIPIGEVRGAEALDLLKAWGTGHPGGIGTLHAGSGIGALRRLEQLIQEAVVTVPRALIADTIGLVAVLAGRGAARRLVELVRVEGLGADGDYRIAEATPIKTGETS; this is encoded by the coding sequence ATGGCTATCTCGCACAACGATACCGAAGGACGCGCGCGCAGCTCGCGCATGCTGCGCACCGCGCTCGGGCCGGCCATCGCCCGGTTTCTCGACGATCCCGCGATCGTCGAGGTCATGCTCAACCCGGATGGCCGCATCTGGGTGGATTTTCTTTCGAACGGTCTGGCCGATACGGGGGAAATGCTGGCGCCGGCCGCTGGCGAGCGTATCGTGCGCCTGGTCGCCCATCATGTCGGCGCCGAGGTCCATTCCCGTTCTCCACGCGTGTCGGCCGAGTTGCCGCAGACCGGCGAGCGTTTCGAGGGCCTGTTGCCGCCCGTGGTGGCCGCGCCGGCCTTCGCAATCCGCAAGCCCGCCGTCGCCGTGTTCACGCTCGATGACTATGTCGCGGCGGGCACAATGTCGGCCGGCCAGGCCGCGATATTGCGTGCCGCGGTTGCCGTGCGCGCGAACATCCTCGTTGCCGGCGGCACGTCGACGGGCAAGACGACGCTCACCAACGCGCTGCTTGCCGAAGTGGCGAAAGGGACGGACCGCGTCGTCCTCATCGAGGACACCCGTGAACTGCAATGCGCCGCGCCCAACCTTGTCGCAATGCGCACCAAGGACGGCGTCGCCACGCTTTCCGACCTGGTTCGCTCGTCTTTGCGCCTGCGGCCCGACCGAATCCCAATCGGCGAGGTGCGCGGCGCCGAAGCACTGGATCTGTTGAAGGCATGGGGCACCGGGCACCCTGGTGGCATAGGCACCCTTCATGCGGGCTCCGGTATAGGCGCGCTGCGCCGCCTTGAGCAGCTTATCCAGGAAGCCGTCGTCACCGTCCCGCGTGCGCTGATCGCCGACACGATCGGCCTTGTCGCTGTGCTCGCCGGACGCGGCGCCGCGCGACGGCTTGTCGAACTGGTCAGGGTCGAGGGTCTCGGCGCCGACGGCGACTACCGCATTGCTGAAGCCACCCCGATCAAAACAGGAGAAACTTCATGA
- a CDS encoding amino acid ABC transporter permease, producing MVATPFSKKWWHLVSMLEIWLGILQGLGITLEVTAYGLVFAIPFALVFGVAQFLTTGMTRFLVTAVIEFWRSSAVVVLLFVFYYVLPVMGVTLSALTVSALVLGLNTGGYASQAVRAGLQSLPAGQREAGMALGLSRPAILLLIELPQALVTMSPTFINNLIQLVKATSLVSLVTLTDMTFRAKEIAQTQYDPVAIYSALLLAFFVVCYPIALAGRWLEARVNPERGTPRGI from the coding sequence ATGGTCGCCACGCCTTTCAGTAAAAAGTGGTGGCACCTGGTGAGCATGCTGGAGATCTGGCTAGGCATTCTGCAGGGGCTGGGCATCACCCTGGAGGTCACGGCCTACGGCCTCGTCTTTGCGATCCCCTTCGCGCTCGTCTTCGGCGTCGCGCAGTTTTTGACGACCGGCATGACCCGTTTCCTGGTCACGGCCGTGATTGAATTCTGGCGCAGCTCCGCGGTCGTCGTCCTGCTCTTCGTGTTCTACTACGTGCTGCCGGTGATGGGGGTCACCCTATCGGCGCTGACCGTCAGTGCATTGGTACTCGGCCTCAACACCGGCGGCTACGCCAGCCAGGCGGTTCGCGCCGGGCTGCAATCTCTTCCCGCCGGCCAACGCGAGGCTGGCATGGCGCTTGGCCTCTCTCGCCCGGCGATCCTGTTGCTGATCGAACTGCCGCAGGCGCTGGTCACCATGAGCCCTACCTTCATCAACAACCTTATCCAGCTCGTCAAAGCGACTTCCCTCGTCTCTCTGGTCACGCTGACGGACATGACCTTCCGCGCCAAGGAGATCGCGCAGACCCAATACGATCCGGTTGCGATCTATTCGGCGCTTCTGCTGGCCTTCTTCGTCGTCTGCTATCCGATCGCACTCGCCGGTCGCTGGCTCGAGGCGCGGGTCAATCCTGAAAGAGGAACGCCTCGTGGGATTTAA
- a CDS encoding amino acid ABC transporter permease yields MGFNLDFALSTIPTIVGAIGATLLATVLSCLGASALGFSLEMIRRGGGAPGLAVRFLIDFIRSTPVLAWLYFLYFVMPFYGIRLGAMTVGVMGLSLYYSGYLAEVFKAGIDAIPKGQQEAARALSLSRRDTVVFVIAPQMLRNVAAPLGNYVVSILKATPYLAILAVPEMLGRAFDIASETYRYAEPLTVAGILFLALALIVAYGVKRIEQRLLASGRR; encoded by the coding sequence GTGGGATTTAACCTCGATTTCGCCCTCTCGACCATCCCGACCATTGTCGGGGCAATCGGAGCGACTCTGCTGGCAACGGTGTTGAGTTGCCTCGGCGCTTCGGCGCTTGGCTTCAGTCTCGAGATGATCCGGCGCGGCGGCGGTGCGCCTGGCCTCGCCGTCCGTTTTCTGATCGACTTCATTCGCTCAACGCCCGTCCTCGCCTGGCTCTATTTCCTGTACTTCGTCATGCCCTTCTACGGAATCCGGCTCGGCGCCATGACGGTCGGTGTGATGGGGTTGAGCCTATACTACAGCGGTTACCTGGCCGAGGTGTTCAAAGCCGGTATAGACGCGATCCCGAAGGGCCAGCAGGAAGCAGCCCGAGCCTTGTCGCTCAGCCGCCGCGACACGGTCGTTTTCGTCATCGCGCCGCAAATGTTGCGCAACGTCGCAGCACCGTTGGGCAACTATGTCGTTTCGATCCTCAAGGCCACGCCCTATCTCGCGATCCTGGCCGTACCCGAAATGCTCGGCCGCGCCTTCGACATCGCGTCTGAAACCTATCGATACGCGGAGCCGTTGACGGTCGCCGGCATTCTGTTTCTCGCCTTGGCGCTGATCGTTGCTTATGGCGTAAAGCGCATTGAGCAACGCCTGCTTGCATCTGGACGTCGCTGA
- a CDS encoding amino acid ABC transporter ATP-binding protein yields the protein MLAQGPHPDSTVPTTVQVRVDGLNKWFGAVHVLKDIDLTIRAGTRIVVCGPSGSGKSTLIRCCNGLEPFQKGMIQLDGMALGKNARETAMARRLTGMVFQSFNLFPHLTVLANCTLAQRRVLLRSAREAEEIAMQHLTAVRIPEKAQAYPAQLSGGQQQRVAIARALCLNPRIMLFDEPTSALDPEMIKEVLDVMIALAKTGVTMVCVTHEMGFAREVADDIVFMDDGRIVERASSKEFFSRAAHPRARLFLDTILSH from the coding sequence ATGCTCGCTCAAGGCCCGCATCCGGACTCCACCGTTCCAACCACTGTGCAAGTCCGGGTCGATGGCCTCAACAAATGGTTCGGTGCCGTGCACGTCTTGAAAGACATTGATCTGACGATCCGCGCGGGCACACGCATCGTCGTTTGCGGGCCTTCCGGCTCGGGCAAATCGACGCTAATCCGCTGCTGCAACGGCCTCGAGCCTTTTCAAAAGGGGATGATCCAGCTCGACGGCATGGCACTGGGAAAAAATGCCCGGGAGACGGCGATGGCGCGCCGGCTGACAGGCATGGTGTTCCAGAGTTTCAACCTCTTTCCGCATCTCACCGTGCTTGCCAACTGCACGCTGGCGCAGCGACGGGTTCTATTGAGATCGGCGCGGGAGGCCGAAGAGATCGCTATGCAGCATCTTACGGCGGTGCGCATCCCCGAAAAAGCGCAAGCCTACCCGGCCCAACTTTCGGGCGGTCAACAACAACGGGTGGCGATCGCGCGTGCGCTTTGCCTCAATCCCCGCATCATGCTGTTCGACGAACCAACATCCGCGCTCGACCCGGAAATGATAAAGGAAGTTCTCGACGTCATGATTGCGCTCGCGAAAACCGGCGTGACGATGGTCTGCGTGACGCATGAGATGGGTTTTGCACGCGAAGTCGCCGATGACATCGTTTTCATGGATGACGGCCGCATTGTCGAGCGTGCCTCGTCCAAAGAGTTTTTCTCTCGAGCCGCTCACCCACGGGCGCGGCTGTTCCTGGACACCATCCTGAGCCATTGA
- a CDS encoding winged helix-turn-helix transcriptional regulator, with protein MRTTFKLAISDLREPRRASIVRVYCHRAHLRGSQPYDVSKSVDGLMKPLVLIASKDPDFFLVFGHILSVAGFETQLITGDREIARAIAATAPLAIIMDCRPGDRAIVKQCSWLKSTAATKATPVAGLVAPRSGRLHLDLIKAGVDEIFSRPFAPEQLLTWLHGKAGLAKLSRETDSGELVQGDFRLERQTHRTFFRQNEIVMPPIEFKLLRSLLAQPGKVFSREELVATAWPEHAAATDVRGVDVHIARLRKRLRASVGSDVIRTVRSAGYAFAPEW; from the coding sequence TTGCGAACAACATTTAAGCTCGCAATCAGTGACTTGCGGGAACCTCGCCGGGCGTCGATCGTCAGGGTGTATTGTCATCGCGCCCATTTGCGCGGTAGTCAGCCCTATGATGTGTCGAAATCGGTTGATGGACTCATGAAGCCGCTGGTCCTGATCGCCTCGAAGGACCCGGATTTTTTCCTGGTCTTCGGGCACATACTGTCGGTAGCCGGCTTCGAAACGCAGCTGATCACGGGAGACCGGGAAATCGCACGTGCCATCGCTGCGACAGCCCCGCTTGCCATAATCATGGACTGCCGTCCGGGCGACCGTGCAATCGTCAAGCAGTGCAGCTGGTTGAAGTCCACCGCCGCAACCAAAGCCACACCGGTCGCGGGACTGGTTGCCCCGCGCTCCGGCAGGCTGCATCTGGATTTGATCAAGGCTGGCGTCGACGAAATATTTTCCCGGCCGTTCGCCCCCGAGCAGTTGCTGACATGGCTGCACGGCAAAGCAGGCCTCGCCAAGCTTTCACGCGAGACGGACTCGGGCGAGCTGGTGCAAGGCGATTTTCGGCTGGAGCGACAGACCCACCGAACATTTTTCAGGCAAAACGAGATCGTGATGCCACCGATCGAATTCAAGCTTCTGCGCAGCCTTTTGGCGCAGCCTGGCAAGGTCTTCAGCCGCGAGGAACTGGTCGCGACGGCATGGCCTGAACATGCCGCCGCAACCGACGTGAGGGGCGTCGACGTCCATATAGCCAGGTTACGCAAAAGGCTTCGGGCATCCGTGGGCAGCGATGTGATCCGGACCGTCCGCTCGGCAGGCTACGCCTTCGCGCCGGAGTGGTAA
- a CDS encoding WGR domain-containing protein: MLTPETRPAHLHRIDGARNMARFYSLTIQPTLFGGASLVRNWGRIGTKGQIKIETFDEPQDVDCAFTRLERAKRRRGYVDPGNTVADLPR; encoded by the coding sequence ATGCTTACCCCAGAGACACGACCGGCTCATCTGCACCGCATTGACGGCGCCCGCAATATGGCCAGGTTCTATTCGCTGACTATTCAGCCGACCCTTTTCGGTGGCGCATCACTCGTCCGCAACTGGGGACGGATCGGGACAAAGGGCCAAATCAAAATCGAGACCTTTGATGAGCCACAAGATGTCGACTGCGCGTTCACTCGGCTTGAGCGCGCAAAGCGACGGCGAGGCTATGTTGACCCGGGCAATACCGTCGCCGATTTACCTCGGTGA
- a CDS encoding alpha/beta fold hydrolase: MFDNFRLEMMETEAGPIRLRHGGSGPPLLLIHGHPRSHMTWGQVADLLSADFRIVCPDLPGFGRSYIPKDDTESRFSSKRAKASALVEVMERLGHHAFFVAGHDRGSLVAFRMAMDHPKLVRKLIIMDGLPVVEHLERADWKFARDWYHWFFFAQPEKPERAILADPIAWYGALRPDQMGRDAYDELVTLIHDPTVIHGMVEDYRAGIRIDHRHDCEDRDAGRRVRCPMLCLWSLNDDLEQIYGDPIAIWKHWADNVGGYGIESGHHVAEENPAALAVAFKAFL, from the coding sequence ATGTTTGATAATTTCCGGCTCGAGATGATGGAAACCGAAGCCGGGCCGATAAGGCTTCGGCATGGCGGATCCGGGCCACCCCTTCTTCTGATCCATGGCCATCCGCGCTCACATATGACGTGGGGGCAAGTTGCGGACCTACTCTCGGCAGATTTCAGGATCGTGTGCCCCGACCTTCCGGGCTTTGGGCGCTCATACATTCCGAAGGACGACACAGAGAGCAGGTTCTCGTCCAAACGGGCAAAGGCCTCGGCATTGGTGGAGGTAATGGAGCGCCTGGGCCATCACGCCTTCTTCGTCGCTGGACATGATCGTGGGAGTTTGGTCGCATTCAGAATGGCGATGGACCATCCCAAGCTGGTGCGTAAGCTCATTATCATGGACGGACTGCCCGTCGTCGAGCATCTCGAACGCGCTGACTGGAAGTTTGCCCGCGATTGGTACCATTGGTTCTTTTTCGCGCAGCCCGAGAAACCCGAACGCGCCATTCTGGCAGACCCTATCGCGTGGTACGGCGCCTTGCGGCCGGATCAGATGGGGCGCGATGCCTATGACGAGCTGGTCACGCTCATCCATGATCCCACCGTCATCCATGGCATGGTCGAAGACTATCGCGCAGGAATCAGGATCGACCATCGTCATGACTGCGAAGATCGAGATGCCGGCCGAAGGGTGCGCTGTCCGATGCTGTGTCTTTGGTCGCTCAATGATGATTTAGAGCAGATCTATGGCGATCCGATCGCAATCTGGAAGCACTGGGCCGACAATGTGGGAGGCTACGGGATTGAGAGCGGGCACCACGTCGCCGAAGAAAATCCAGCTGCTCTCGCAGTCGCGTTCAAGGCCTTTCTCTGA
- a CDS encoding Ku protein, whose translation MVAARANWKGYIKFGEVACAVALYTAASSSERIAFNTLNRATGNRVRREFIDSETGDPVERDDQVKGYEMENGDYVVLEPEEVAAAVPESDKTLKIEAFVPCDEIDDVYFDKPYYLAPDRMGADAFKLLRDGMRQAKVAALARTVLFRRLRTVLIRPHGNGLIGTTLNFDYEVRSAKEAFADIPEIKIEGEMLDLAKHIIDTKKGSFDAKTFDDRYDAAVAELVKAKIEGRPLPKKKAPPPSKPSDLLETLRRSAGLVPDQKPKRAAAGKTDGNRKQPKRVANSKRAA comes from the coding sequence ATGGTTGCAGCGCGAGCGAATTGGAAGGGTTACATCAAATTCGGCGAGGTTGCCTGCGCGGTGGCGCTCTATACCGCCGCGTCGTCGTCCGAGCGCATCGCCTTCAACACGCTCAACCGCGCCACTGGTAACCGCGTCCGCCGCGAGTTTATCGATAGCGAGACTGGCGATCCGGTCGAGCGCGACGATCAAGTAAAGGGGTACGAGATGGAGAACGGCGACTACGTCGTGCTCGAACCCGAGGAAGTCGCTGCCGCCGTCCCGGAGAGCGACAAGACGCTTAAGATCGAGGCGTTCGTGCCCTGCGACGAGATTGACGACGTCTATTTCGACAAGCCGTATTATCTCGCGCCGGACCGGATGGGCGCCGACGCGTTCAAGCTGCTGCGCGACGGCATGCGACAGGCGAAAGTCGCCGCCCTGGCGCGTACGGTCCTGTTTCGGCGGCTGCGCACGGTGCTGATCCGCCCGCATGGCAACGGCCTGATCGGCACCACGCTGAACTTCGACTATGAGGTGCGCTCGGCGAAGGAAGCGTTCGCGGACATTCCCGAGATCAAGATCGAGGGTGAGATGCTCGATCTCGCCAAACACATCATCGATACGAAGAAAGGCTCGTTTGACGCCAAGACCTTCGACGACCGCTACGACGCAGCGGTGGCCGAGCTCGTCAAGGCAAAGATAGAAGGTAGGCCACTGCCGAAGAAGAAGGCGCCGCCACCGTCGAAGCCTAGCGATCTTCTCGAGACCTTGCGCAGGAGCGCCGGACTGGTACCCGACCAGAAACCGAAACGCGCTGCTGCCGGGAAGACCGACGGCAACCGAAAGCAGCCCAAGCGCGTCGCCAACTCCAAACGCGCGGCCTGA
- a CDS encoding Ku protein yields MAVRSYWKGYLKLSLVTCPVQMMPATSESEKVRFHTLNRETNNRVVSHYVDAVTGKEVKEEDEVKGYQRGESDYIILEDEELEDVALDSTRTIDIDVFSPRDSIEWIWLDTPYYLSPNDPVGQEAFSVIRDAMAAEDMVGISRLVISRRERAVMLEPRGKGIVLWTLRYGDEVRDEDAYFEGIDADKSDPEMMPLIQQFIKKQTRHWDSKLVSDPVQDKLLDIIEAKRKKTKRPAKAKASGPTATPNNVINIMDALRKSVEAQNSPGKR; encoded by the coding sequence ATGGCCGTTCGTTCCTATTGGAAAGGATATCTGAAGCTCTCGTTGGTCACTTGCCCGGTGCAGATGATGCCGGCAACGTCGGAGAGCGAAAAGGTCCGCTTTCATACGCTCAACCGCGAGACGAACAACCGCGTGGTCAGCCACTACGTCGATGCCGTCACGGGCAAGGAAGTCAAGGAGGAAGACGAGGTCAAGGGGTATCAGCGTGGAGAGAGCGATTACATCATTCTCGAAGACGAGGAACTGGAGGACGTCGCCCTGGACAGCACCAGGACCATCGATATCGATGTGTTCTCGCCGCGCGATTCCATCGAATGGATCTGGCTCGACACGCCCTATTACCTGTCGCCGAACGATCCGGTCGGCCAGGAGGCCTTCTCGGTCATCCGCGACGCCATGGCAGCAGAAGACATGGTCGGTATCTCCAGGCTGGTGATCTCGCGGCGCGAGCGCGCGGTGATGCTGGAACCGCGCGGCAAGGGCATCGTATTATGGACCCTGCGCTATGGCGACGAGGTCAGGGACGAGGACGCCTATTTCGAGGGGATCGACGCGGACAAATCCGATCCCGAGATGATGCCCCTCATCCAGCAATTCATCAAGAAGCAGACCCGCCATTGGGACAGCAAACTCGTCTCCGACCCTGTGCAGGACAAGCTGCTGGACATCATCGAGGCTAAGCGGAAAAAGACAAAGCGACCGGCCAAGGCGAAGGCCTCCGGGCCGACGGCGACGCCAAACAACGTCATCAATATCATGGACGCCCTGCGCAAGTCCGTCGAAGCGCAGAACAGTCCCGGCAAGCGCTAG